A single genomic interval of Prionailurus viverrinus isolate Anna chromosome A2, UM_Priviv_1.0, whole genome shotgun sequence harbors:
- the LOC125161200 gene encoding olfactory receptor 7A17-like, with translation MIFSMFIIEKISHVIFLFPGSHLQHMKPGNDTHISEFFLLGFSEGLELQPLIFGLFLSMYLITVFGNLLIILAVSSDSHLHTPMYFFLANLSFVDICFTSTSVPKMLVNIQTQNKVITYAGCITQMYFFLLFAGLDNFLLSVMAYDRFVAICHPLHYTIIMKPIFCGLLVLVSWTVSILNSLLQTLMMLWLSFCTQVEIPHFFCEINQVAQLACSDTFLNDMVMHFAAGLLGGASLAGILYSYSKIVSSIRGISSAQGKYKAFSTCASHLSVVSLFYCTVLGVYLGSAATQSSRSSATASVMYTVVTPMLNPFIYSLRNKDIKRALKRIIGVPGT, from the coding sequence ATGATATTTTCAATGTTCATTATTGAGAAAATTAgtcatgttatttttttgttcCCTGGTAGTCACCTCCAGCACATGAAACCAGGAAATGATACacatatttcagaattttttcttctgggattttcaGAGGGTCTAGAACTGCAGCCCCTCATATTTGGGCTTTTCCTCTCCATGTACCTGATCACTGTGTTtgggaacctgctcatcatcctggccgtcagctctgactcccacctccacacgcccatgtacttcttcctggccaacctgTCCTTTGTAGACATCTGCTTCACCTCTACCAGTGTCCCAAAGATGCTGGTGAACATCCAGACTCAGAACAAAGTCATAACTTATGCCGGATGCATCACACAGATGTACTTTTTCCTACTCTTTGCTGGATTGGACAACTTTCTATTGTCTGTGATGGCTTATGACCGAtttgtggccatctgtcacccTTTGCACTACACGATCATCATGAAACCCATCTTCTGTGGACTGCTTGTTCTGGTGTCCTGGACGGTGAGCATCCTGAATTCGTTATTACAAACCTTAATGATGTTGTGGCTGTCCTTCTGTACACAAGTAGAAATCCCCCACTTTTTTTGTGAAATCAATCAAGTGGCCCAACTTGCCTGTTCTGACACCTTTCTTAATGACATGGTGATGCATTTTGCAGCTGGATTGTTGGGTGGTGCTTCCCTAGCAGGGATCCTTTACTCTTACTCTAAGATAGTTTCCTCCATACGTGGGATCTCATCAGCTCAGGGCAAGTATAAGGCATTTTCCACCTGTGCGTCTCACCTGTCAGTTGTCTCCTTATTTTACTGTACAGTCCTAGGAGTGTACCTCGGCTCTGCTGCTACCCAGAGCTCACGGTCAAGTGCAACAGCCTCGGTGATGTACACGGTGGTCAcgcccatgctgaaccccttcatctacagcctgaggaacaaaGACATAAAGAGGGCTCTGAAAAGAATCATTGGGGTTCCAGGGACGTAA
- the LOC125160442 gene encoding olfactory receptor 7C1-like, whose amino-acid sequence MESGNQTRASEFLLLGFSAKSDIQFVLFGLFLSMYLVTVTGNLLIILAICSDSLLHTPMYFFLSNLSLADICFTSTTVPKMLWNIQTQSTIITYKGCLSQIFFFIVFGCLDNLLLTAMAYDRFVAICHPLHYSIIMNGQFCGLLALGSWCLSIMGSLLETLTLLRLSFCTNMEIPHFFCDLPEVLKLACSDTFVNTMVVYSATGLLAVIPFNGILLSYFQIVSSILNISSATGKYKAFSTCGSHLSVVSLFYGTGLGVYLSSAVTSSSRTSLVASVMYTIVTPMLNPFIYSLRNRDMKGALRRFLSKVVPLSSGVSGGVLW is encoded by the coding sequence ATGGAATCAGGAAATCAAACACGTGCTTCGGAATTTCTCCTCTTGGGATTTTCGGCAAAGTCAGATATTCAATTTGTGCTCTTTGGGCTGTTCCTGTCCATGTACTTGGTCACGGTCACTGGGAATCTGCTCATCATCCTGGCCATCTGCTCTGActccctcctccacacccccatgtacttcttcctttccaacctgTCCTTGGCTGACATCTGTTTTACCTCCACTACTGTCCCGAAGATGCTCTGGAACATCCAGACTCAGAGCACAATCATAACGTATAAAGGCTGCCTCagccagatattttttttcattgtgtttggATGCCTGGACAACTTACTCCTGACCGcgatggcctatgaccgctttgtggccatctgtcaccccCTGCACTACTCAATCATCATGAACGGCCAGTTCTGTGGGCTGTTGGCATTGGGATCCTGGTGCCTCAGTATCATGGGTTCCCTGCTCGAGACCTTGACCCTTTTGAGGCTGTCCTTCTGCACAAACATGGAAATCCCACACTTCTTTTGTGATCTTCCCGAAGTCCTGAAGCTTGCCTGTTCTGACACCTTCGTCAATACCATGGTGGTGTATTCTGCAACTGGCCTTCTGGCCGTGATTCCTTTCAACGGAATACTTTTGTCCTACTTTCAAATTGTTTCCTCCATACTCAACATTTCCTCAGCTACTGGCAAGTACAAAGCCTTTTCCACGTGTGGGTCTCACCTCTCGGTGGTCTCCTTGTTCTATGGCACAGGTCTTGGGGTCTACCTCAGTTCTGCAGTGACTTCATCCTCTAGGACAAGTCTGGTGGCCTCAGTGATGTACACGATTGTCAcgcccatgctgaaccccttcatctacagTCTGAGGAATAGGGACATGAAGGGGGCTCTAAGGAGATTCCTCAGCAAGGTGGTGCCTCTCAGCAGTGGGGTCTCCGGAGGAGTCTTATGGTAA